In Daucus carota subsp. sativus chromosome 4, DH1 v3.0, whole genome shotgun sequence, one DNA window encodes the following:
- the LOC108216417 gene encoding uncharacterized protein LOC108216417: protein MRVLQFSCSLIFLLLCSALCLSYAAPRFPGSVIKPEQISSSTVAKSENELYKTKYFTQILDHFNYSPQSYHKFQQRYLINDTYWGGAKKNAPIFVYTGNEGDIEWFTQNTGFMFDIAPQFKALLVFIEHRFYGKSIPYGGNKEVAYANSSTLGHLSSTQALADYATIIIDLKKNLSATDSPVVVFGGSYGGMLAAWFRLKYPHVALGALASSAPILNFEDITSPYSFANIITQDFRSESENCYKVIKGSWQKIEDTAKQPGGLDLLQKSFHICKNTIGADSLSGWLSTAFVYTGMTDYPTPSNFLNPMPAYPVKQMCKAIDNPVHGNDTFAKLYAAANIYYNYTGHAKCFDLDDHSDPHGLDEWSWQACTEMVMPTDGSNEESIFPVSEPSYKDWAESCHDYYGVWPRPNWITTEFGGHDIKRVLKRFGSNIIFFNGLRDPWSGGGVLEDISKTIIAIVAKEGAHHVDLRYATKEDPEWLKEIRSREIKIITKWLSQYYTSLFHLSR, encoded by the exons ATGAGGGTCTTACAATTCTCATGCAGTTTAATCTTCCTTCTTTTGTGCTCTGCTCTTTGTTTATCGTATGCAGCTCCAAGATTTCCTGGTTCGGTCATTAAGCCTGAACAAATATCTTCCTCTACGGTAGCAAAATCCGAAAATGAGTTGTACAAAACTAAGTATTTCACCCAAATACTTGATCACTTTAACTATAGTCCACAGAGTTACCATAAGTTTCAACAGAGATATCTGATCAATGATACTTATTGGGGTGGAGCCAAGAAGAATGCCCCAATCTTTGTTTACACAGGAAACGAAGGCGATATCGAATGGTTTACTCAGAACACTGGCTTTATGTTCGACATTGCCCCACAGTTCAAAGCTCTCCTAGTTTTCATTGAG CATAGGTTTTATGGGAAATCTATTCCTTATGGAGGTAATAAAGAAGTAGCTTACGCGAATTCAAGCACACTTGGACATTTAAGTTCTACACAGGCATTGGCGGATTATGCCACAATAATCATTGATCTCAAAAAGAATTTGTCTGCAACTGATTCTCCGGTTGTCGTGTTTGGAGGCTCCTATGGAGGAA TGCTGGCGGCGTGGTTTAGGCTGAAGTACCCACATGTAGCACTTGGAGCTTTGGCATCTTCAGCACCAATCCTCAATTTCGAAGATATAACTTCACCATATAGTTTTGCCAACATCATCACTCAAGACTTCAGG AGTGAAAGTGAAAACTGTTACAAAGTGATCAAAGGGTCCTGGCAAAAAATTGAAGACACTGCTAAACAGCCCGGAGGACTCGACTTGCTTCAGAAATCATTTCACATATGCAA GAATACTATTGGTGCTGATTCTCTTAGCGGTTGGCTTAGCACGGCATTCGTTTACACGGGGATGACAGATTATCCAACTCCTTCTAATTTCCTTAATCCAATGCCAGCTTATCCAGTCAAGCAG ATGTGCAAAGCAATAGATAACCCGGTCCATGGAAATGACACTTTTGCAAAGTTATATGCTGCTGCTAATATCTACTACAACTACACCGGCCATGCCAAATGTTTTGATCTTGATGATCATTCTGATCCTCACGGCCTTGACGAATGGAGCTGGCAG GCTTGCACAGAGATGGTAATGCCAACAGATGGGAGCAATGAGGAGAGCATATTTCCAGTGAGCGAACCGAGCTACAAGGATTGGGCCGAATCATGCCACGATTATTATGGTGTTTGGCCCAGACCCAACTGGATTACCACCGAGTTTGGAGGCCAT GATATCAAAAGAGTTTTGAAGCGATTCGGGagcaatattatattttttaatggaCTCAGAGATCCTTGGAGCGGTGGAGG GGTACTAGAGGATATCTCTAAAACCATAATAGCTATAGTTGCAAAAGAAG GGGCTCACCATGTAGACCTGAGGTATGCAACTAAAGAAGATCCAGAATGGCTAAAAGAAATAAGGAGCAGAGAAATCAAAATCATTACGAAATGGCTCTCCCAATACTACACAAGCTTGTTCCATCTTTCTCGCTAA